The Candidatus Nanohalococcus occultus genome contains a region encoding:
- a CDS encoding flippase, which produces MSDSDHDILDSLVKGAGWTAIGIVVSKFLSYLYRAAIARFVGPEAYGTLSLGIMIVSFATTISVLALNSAIKNFVPKYRAENDEGAIKGIVTSAFEISLPVSLLASASIFLLAEKISLGIFNAPNLIPVLKVFALVPPFAVISQHSFALTLAYRKAKYEVLTRRVLQNVIQLLVSVTLIIGSLGVVGAAIGWLAGSAFSAVIGLYIMEKKFGPVLTSKIKGRREYSKIFHYSYPLVLSGAIATVLGWTDTAFIGYYMDESAVGLYNAALPTAFLMMMPYTAFSTLAMPSMSEVLERDDKSLSKILKTLTRWTFTVSFPMFVLMALFSEQVLHILFGAPYREAALSLTVLSFGYLYSTAVGHLDNVIKALDHTDILFKNALINFVVNVGLNIYLIPLYGIVGGAIATTVSIIVAETMLLVEVYHFKKVYPFSKDSVKPVLAAVPALLIVYAGLNLAFETVPLWALIPGATVFTLIYGVGVLKTGLLKDEELERIKKEGKKIRERLKR; this is translated from the coding sequence GTGAGCGACTCCGATCACGACATACTTGATAGCCTGGTGAAAGGTGCCGGCTGGACAGCTATAGGAATAGTTGTCTCGAAGTTCCTCAGCTATCTTTACCGGGCGGCAATAGCCCGTTTTGTCGGCCCAGAAGCATATGGAACCCTGTCGCTCGGAATAATGATCGTAAGCTTCGCAACCACTATCTCCGTTCTAGCCTTAAACAGCGCGATAAAGAACTTCGTGCCAAAGTACCGGGCGGAAAACGACGAAGGTGCGATAAAAGGAATAGTAACTTCGGCATTCGAAATATCGCTTCCCGTATCGCTTCTAGCCTCGGCTTCAATATTTTTACTCGCAGAGAAAATCTCTCTAGGCATCTTCAACGCACCAAACCTGATACCTGTCTTGAAAGTGTTCGCACTCGTACCACCATTCGCGGTAATATCTCAACACAGCTTCGCGCTAACGCTTGCCTACAGAAAAGCCAAGTACGAAGTACTGACACGTAGAGTTTTACAGAACGTAATACAGCTACTAGTTTCGGTAACACTCATAATAGGCAGTCTAGGCGTTGTAGGCGCAGCCATTGGCTGGCTGGCTGGCTCAGCTTTCAGCGCCGTGATCGGACTCTACATCATGGAAAAGAAGTTCGGACCAGTACTCACAAGCAAAATAAAGGGCCGAAGAGAGTACAGCAAGATCTTCCATTACTCATACCCGTTGGTTCTTTCCGGAGCAATCGCCACAGTTCTAGGATGGACCGACACCGCATTTATTGGATACTACATGGATGAAAGCGCCGTAGGACTCTACAACGCAGCCTTACCAACCGCGTTCCTGATGATGATGCCTTACACTGCTTTTTCCACACTGGCAATGCCTTCGATGAGCGAGGTCCTGGAAAGAGACGATAAAAGCCTGTCAAAAATCCTCAAGACCCTGACACGCTGGACATTCACCGTCAGCTTCCCGATGTTCGTTTTGATGGCTCTTTTCTCCGAGCAAGTACTCCACATACTGTTCGGAGCGCCTTACAGAGAAGCCGCCTTGAGTTTGACAGTTCTATCGTTCGGATATCTTTACTCAACAGCAGTAGGACACTTGGACAACGTCATCAAAGCCCTGGATCACACCGACATACTGTTCAAAAACGCATTAATCAACTTCGTTGTAAACGTAGGTTTGAACATCTACCTAATCCCTCTTTACGGAATCGTCGGCGGAGCAATCGCAACAACAGTCTCGATAATAGTCGCCGAAACAATGCTCCTAGTAGAAGTCTATCACTTCAAGAAAGTCTACCCATTCAGCAAAGACAGCGTTAAACCCGTCCTAGCCGCCGTACCCGCGCTCTTGATAGTCTATGCTGGTTTGAACCTCGCTTTCGAGACCGTGCCTCTCTGGGCCTTGATACCCGGTGCGACAGTCTTCACTCTAATCTACGGAGTTGGTGTCTTGAAAACAGGTTTGCTGAAAGACGAAGAGCTTGAAAGAATAAAGAAAGAAGGAAAAAAGATAAGAGAGCGTTTGAAGAGATAA